One Thermodesulfobacteriota bacterium genomic region harbors:
- a CDS encoding heme-binding protein, translating into MRILELVLAVLFITSAVSAGAQVTGKKSITLEGANTVIAAAKAEAERLNAPGGVIAVVDDGGNLVALERLDGTFAAGANISIGKAKTAALFKKPTKFFEDVIKNGRTSMVALQDFTPLQGGVPITIDGEIVGAVGVSGAASAQQDEELAIAGANALMTMETGAANPGPVTYFDNSKVSAAFAKGVPLTEVAGYKVHASRRTEPGVAEIHTKDTDIIYVLEGSATLVTGGTVVEGKTTAPDEIRGKEISGGETRDINPGDVIIVPAGVPHWFKDVKGPVLYYVVKVG; encoded by the coding sequence ATGAGAATACTGGAACTGGTATTAGCGGTACTGTTCATAACGTCGGCTGTATCTGCCGGCGCGCAGGTCACCGGGAAGAAATCGATCACTCTCGAAGGCGCGAACACCGTGATCGCGGCTGCAAAGGCCGAAGCCGAGAGATTAAACGCCCCGGGCGGGGTTATAGCAGTAGTGGACGACGGGGGGAACCTCGTGGCACTTGAGCGGCTGGACGGCACATTCGCGGCCGGAGCGAATATATCGATCGGCAAGGCGAAGACGGCTGCGCTCTTTAAAAAGCCGACGAAATTCTTTGAGGACGTGATAAAGAACGGACGCACCAGCATGGTCGCCTTGCAGGATTTCACCCCTCTCCAGGGCGGGGTGCCGATAACCATCGACGGGGAGATAGTTGGTGCCGTCGGAGTGAGCGGTGCTGCGAGCGCCCAGCAGGACGAAGAGCTCGCGATAGCCGGGGCAAATGCTTTAATGACGATGGAGACAGGTGCGGCGAATCCAGGTCCCGTCACGTACTTCGACAACAGCAAGGTCTCGGCGGCATTCGCCAAGGGCGTGCCGCTCACGGAAGTCGCGGGTTATAAAGTACACGCGAGCCGGAGGACAGAGCCGGGCGTCGCCGAGATCCATACTAAAGATACGGACATCATCTACGTCCTAGAAGGGTCTGCAACGCTCGTAACCGGCGGGACAGTGGTCGAAGGAAAGACGACAGCGCCCGACGAGATACGCGGGAAGGAGATATCCGGCGGCGAAACTCGCGACATCAATCCTGGCGACGTTATTATAGTGCCCGCAGGAGTCCCGCACTGGTTTAAGGACGTGAAAGGGCCCGTACTCTATTACGTCGTCAAGGTCGGTTAA
- a CDS encoding TIGR00730 family Rossman fold protein, with amino-acid sequence MLKDLRSFFYRRETPSPRVEEMQFIEGPHSRLRELWFLFRVMREFIRGFRILHFVGPVVTVFGSARTKEGSPKYELARRMGYELATMGFAVMTGGGPGIMEAANRGAKEAGGRSIGCNIKLPMEQKPNPYLDIMVTFKYFFVRKLMLLKYSYAFVVLPGGAGTMDELFETLTLIQTKKIYNFPIILLGRDYFKPLMDFLDLMVMEQTLDENDLGFLVFTDSVDEAVSYIEKNIVEKFGIKLKKIPKPSKILLEKKV; translated from the coding sequence TTGCTAAAAGACCTGAGAAGCTTCTTCTACCGAAGGGAAACCCCCTCGCCCCGCGTCGAGGAGATGCAGTTCATCGAAGGACCGCACTCGAGGCTTAGAGAGCTCTGGTTCCTCTTCCGCGTGATGCGCGAATTCATCAGGGGTTTCAGGATCCTCCATTTCGTGGGCCCCGTCGTGACGGTATTCGGCTCGGCGAGGACGAAGGAAGGCAGCCCCAAATACGAGCTTGCGAGGAGGATGGGGTATGAGCTCGCGACAATGGGATTCGCGGTTATGACGGGGGGCGGCCCCGGAATAATGGAGGCCGCCAACAGAGGGGCGAAGGAAGCTGGCGGCAGGTCCATCGGATGCAACATCAAACTCCCGATGGAGCAGAAACCGAACCCCTACCTCGACATCATGGTCACGTTCAAGTATTTCTTTGTCAGAAAATTGATGCTGCTGAAATACTCGTACGCGTTCGTCGTGCTCCCCGGAGGTGCGGGGACGATGGACGAGCTCTTCGAAACCCTGACCCTTATACAGACGAAGAAGATATACAACTTCCCGATAATCCTGCTAGGCAGGGACTACTTCAAGCCCCTAATGGATTTTCTCGACCTGATGGTCATGGAGCAGACGCTTGACGAGAACGACCTCGGCTTCCTCGTGTTCACCGATTCGGTCGACGAAGCCGTCTCCTACATAGAGAAGAATATAGTAGAGAAGTTCGGCATAAAACTGAAAAAGATTCCAAAGCCGTCGAAGATACTCCTTGAGAAAAAAGTCTGA
- a CDS encoding DUF6607 family protein translates to MTKKLLPLLIYLPIILSGCAAKSGVQNNPGEVHQFTFSWEFSDADEMKPRGGVTKGAPVTLDQSPNPALASLREPGLTKYERDRRAILSMAGTYRVTFNFIETIPLRTGYKVDRPYQSWATEYIKVIEDDGNFISLQHILVMYFLDENGNVEGPAVTKHWRQDWTYEDEEILEYRGNNTWQTVRVPENEARGKWSQAVYQVDDTPRYESLGEWVYDGNYAAWTSAVTPRPLPRREFTVRDDYNVLSGVNRVTITPSGWVHEQDNHKMVVGEDGEASGEDPYIAKEIGLDRYERVSDFNDSAAKEYWELTSPFWADVREVWEGVISANPTLRLKNTYEDRKLYEYLFDYSDRLAEGGEYNETEGREYVTGIINAYVIEPGKPADKNVY, encoded by the coding sequence ATGACGAAGAAGCTCCTGCCGCTACTTATTTATTTGCCGATTATTCTAAGCGGCTGCGCTGCCAAATCCGGCGTTCAGAACAATCCCGGCGAAGTGCATCAATTTACTTTCAGCTGGGAATTCTCCGACGCGGACGAGATGAAGCCCCGGGGCGGAGTAACGAAAGGCGCTCCGGTTACTCTCGATCAAAGTCCCAATCCCGCTCTCGCCTCCCTCAGGGAGCCTGGATTAACGAAGTACGAGCGGGACAGGCGGGCTATCCTTTCCATGGCCGGAACATACAGGGTCACATTCAACTTCATCGAGACGATCCCGCTCCGTACCGGATACAAAGTCGACAGGCCTTACCAGTCCTGGGCGACTGAATATATAAAGGTCATCGAGGACGACGGGAATTTCATAAGCCTACAGCACATACTCGTCATGTATTTCCTCGACGAGAACGGAAACGTGGAAGGCCCGGCTGTCACCAAGCACTGGCGACAGGACTGGACATACGAGGACGAGGAGATTCTAGAATACAGGGGCAACAACACGTGGCAGACGGTACGGGTGCCGGAGAACGAAGCCCGGGGAAAGTGGTCCCAGGCGGTTTATCAGGTAGACGATACGCCGAGGTACGAGAGTCTCGGCGAATGGGTGTATGACGGCAATTATGCTGCCTGGACGAGCGCGGTCACGCCGCGTCCGTTGCCGAGGCGTGAATTTACCGTCAGGGACGATTATAACGTGCTCTCGGGAGTGAACCGCGTCACCATAACACCCTCAGGCTGGGTGCACGAGCAGGACAACCACAAAATGGTCGTCGGCGAGGACGGCGAGGCATCCGGAGAAGACCCCTATATCGCAAAGGAGATAGGACTCGACAGGTATGAGAGGGTATCGGATTTCAACGATTCCGCCGCCAAGGAATACTGGGAGCTGACGTCCCCGTTCTGGGCCGACGTAAGAGAGGTGTGGGAAGGAGTCATTAGCGCGAACCCGACTCTCAGGCTAAAGAATACGTACGAGGACAGAAAGCTCTATGAATATCTTTTCGACTACTCAGACAGACTGGCCGAAGGCGGCGAGTACAACGAGACGGAAGGCAGGGAATACGTGACGGGGATCATTAACGCCTACGTTATCGAACCGGGCAAACCGGCCGATAAAAACGTCTACTGA
- a CDS encoding glucose 1-dehydrogenase translates to MKAIAVIPGKPGSVHLTELPKPDINVVPDGRGVLVRVLRVGVDGTDKEINAAEYGAAPSGYDFLVIGHESFGIVEEVGKNVTEFVPGDYVTATVRRPGGSIYDKIGKYDTTTDDSYFEHGINLLHGFLTEYYVDEPEYLVKVPRGLKEYGVLLEPASVIEKGIAQAYEIQRRLRVWHPRRAAVLGAGTIGLLATMALRLRGMQVHTFGRTKPPYLNSDLIEEMGACYHSTDNINLMEASEIHGPFDIIFEATGFSPIVFEAMNILGKNGVLVLSSVTGGERKIEVPADMINLGFVLGNKVVVGTVNANREYFEMGVKDLSHAEHEWPGLLAKFLTHPVKGLDNYKELMSTLTDAKGAIKVFCEVAPLN, encoded by the coding sequence ATGAAAGCGATAGCAGTCATCCCGGGCAAGCCGGGCAGCGTGCACCTAACCGAGCTGCCGAAACCTGACATCAACGTAGTCCCTGACGGGCGAGGTGTGCTCGTGAGGGTGCTCCGCGTGGGCGTGGACGGGACGGATAAGGAGATAAACGCCGCCGAGTACGGGGCCGCTCCTTCGGGATACGATTTCCTGGTGATCGGGCACGAGAGCTTCGGAATTGTCGAAGAAGTGGGGAAGAACGTGACGGAGTTCGTTCCCGGCGATTACGTCACCGCAACGGTCAGAAGACCCGGCGGGAGCATATACGACAAGATAGGCAAGTACGATACGACGACCGACGACAGCTATTTCGAGCACGGCATCAATCTCCTGCACGGATTCCTGACCGAATATTACGTCGACGAGCCCGAATACCTCGTAAAAGTGCCCCGGGGTCTCAAAGAGTACGGCGTGCTGCTGGAACCCGCGAGCGTCATCGAAAAAGGCATAGCCCAGGCATACGAGATACAGAGACGCCTGCGTGTATGGCATCCGAGGCGTGCGGCGGTTCTGGGAGCGGGTACGATCGGGCTCCTCGCCACGATGGCTCTCAGGCTTAGAGGGATGCAGGTGCATACGTTCGGCAGGACGAAGCCGCCGTATCTAAACTCGGACCTCATCGAGGAGATGGGCGCCTGCTACCACAGCACGGACAATATAAACCTGATGGAAGCCTCCGAAATTCACGGTCCGTTCGACATTATCTTCGAGGCGACGGGCTTTTCTCCCATAGTGTTCGAGGCGATGAACATACTCGGGAAAAACGGCGTGCTCGTGCTGTCGAGCGTCACAGGAGGCGAGCGCAAGATAGAGGTTCCCGCCGACATGATAAACCTCGGGTTCGTCCTCGGGAACAAGGTGGTCGTAGGCACAGTCAACGCGAACCGCGAGTACTTCGAGATGGGGGTCAAGGACCTCTCACACGCGGAGCACGAGTGGCCCGGGCTTCTTGCAAAATTCCTCACACATCCAGTGAAAGGACTCGACAATTACAAGGAGCTCATGAGCACGCTCACCGACGCAAAGGGAGCGATCAAGGTGTTCTGCGAGGTAGCGCCGCTCAACTGA
- a CDS encoding heme-binding protein, producing MRTKLITMLLIFLLPAALSAQAETPTKPVLTLSAAKKAVEAAEMEAAKRGATVVIAVVDDGGQLILLERLDDTQVASVEVGIGKARTAAIFRRPSKVFEDQIRDGRVAALALPGATPLQGGIPIIIEGKVVGAIGVSGNTPQEDEEIALVGASAVSDKTVSGEIQ from the coding sequence ATGAGAACGAAACTAATAACTATGCTCTTAATATTTCTACTTCCTGCAGCACTCTCGGCACAGGCTGAAACCCCTACCAAGCCTGTCCTCACACTCAGCGCCGCGAAGAAGGCAGTTGAGGCAGCGGAGATGGAAGCGGCAAAAAGGGGCGCGACCGTGGTGATCGCAGTCGTCGACGACGGCGGGCAGTTAATACTCCTCGAGCGCCTCGACGATACACAGGTCGCGAGCGTCGAAGTGGGTATAGGAAAGGCCCGCACAGCCGCGATATTCAGGAGGCCGAGCAAGGTCTTCGAAGACCAAATACGGGACGGACGCGTTGCGGCGCTCGCGCTTCCAGGCGCAACACCTCTCCAGGGAGGCATACCGATAATAATTGAAGGAAAGGTCGTAGGCGCGATCGGCGTAAGCGGGAACACCCCCCAGGAAGACGAGGAGATCGCTCTCGTGGGCGCCTCGGCAGTCAGCGATAAAACGGTTTCCGGAGAAATACAATGA
- a CDS encoding aquaporin, which yields MLKKHWPEYLMEGVGLGFFMISACFFVALLEHPSSPVHLAITDPMTRRMFMGIAMGLTAISIIYSPWGKQSGAHINPSVTLTFLRLGKVKMWDAVFYVLAQFAGAATGVLIAHVLLGKIASHPHVNYAATFPGMNGVIPAFIAEVVISFVLMTVVLIVSNTPRIARYTGIFAGLLVAAYITFEAPISGMSMNPARSLGSSLFADSHAGLWIYFTAPVLGMLLAAEAYVLIKGSAAVACAKLHHQNDKRCIHCGYPGEVKSENTDFMTEKARSFL from the coding sequence ATGTTAAAAAAACATTGGCCTGAATATCTGATGGAAGGCGTAGGGCTGGGTTTCTTCATGATATCCGCCTGCTTCTTCGTCGCGCTTCTCGAGCACCCCTCATCGCCCGTTCACTTAGCGATAACAGATCCCATGACTAGAAGGATGTTCATGGGAATCGCAATGGGGCTCACCGCCATATCGATAATCTATTCACCCTGGGGAAAGCAGTCGGGGGCGCACATCAATCCGTCTGTAACCCTCACATTCCTGAGGCTCGGGAAAGTAAAGATGTGGGACGCCGTTTTCTACGTCCTTGCCCAGTTTGCGGGCGCCGCGACCGGCGTGCTCATTGCACATGTGCTGTTAGGAAAGATCGCATCCCATCCCCATGTGAACTACGCCGCGACGTTTCCCGGAATGAACGGGGTGATACCGGCTTTCATAGCAGAGGTTGTCATATCCTTCGTATTGATGACCGTGGTGCTCATTGTTTCAAACACCCCGAGAATAGCGAGATACACGGGAATATTCGCGGGGCTCCTCGTAGCAGCCTACATAACATTCGAAGCCCCTATCTCCGGGATGAGCATGAACCCGGCGCGCTCCCTCGGATCGAGCCTCTTCGCCGACAGCCACGCCGGGCTATGGATCTACTTTACGGCGCCTGTACTCGGGATGCTGCTCGCCGCTGAAGCGTATGTGCTCATCAAAGGGTCTGCCGCGGTTGCCTGCGCCAAGCTCCATCACCAGAACGACAAGCGCTGCATACACTGCGGATATCCGGGGGAAGTTAAGTCCGAAAATACGGATTTTATGACTGAAAAAGCAAGGAGTTTCCTTTAG